ACGTCCCCGCCGACcaatcttctactccctccgtaattccgaacggagggagtagctggtaAGATTGCATTCTTGATTCAAAAGCTACTCGTCTGCACATCATCTGGCTCGATGCTTCATCCATTTTCTGGCCGCATGCAGGCGGGGCTGGGCGAGCCTGGGGTCGGGGCCGGCGTGGCTGATCGCGGACCGCGTGCTCGCCCGCGACGTCGCCGACTACGTCCGCTTCCGCGCGTCCTGCAGCGCGTGGCGGCGGTGCACGGCGGACCCGCAGGGCGACGCCCTCGACCCGCGGCGCTGGACCATGCTCCAGGACGTCGTCACCCGCGGCCTTCGCTACCGGTACAGCCGCTTCAAGAACGACGCCACCGGCGAGCACATCCGGATGACGATCCGGGGGCTGAACGGCCGCGACGGCCGCACGCACCTCGCGCGCACGTCCCAGGGCCTCCTCGTCCTGCTCAACAAGAAGACCGACGCCGTGTTCGTGGTGAACCCGGTCACCGGCGCCCGCGCCGACCTGCCGCCGGTGACCACGCTGCTGTCCGGCTACCGCAGGAGCGTCGTCTTCCCGAGATGGCCCAGGGAGCTCCGCCTCGGCGCGCAGCTGAGCGACGACTCGGCGGTGGTGATCAACTTCGGCGGGCGCCGGCTGCTGGGCGTCGCGAGGCCCGGCGACGGGCAGTGGGCCAAGGCGGAGTGCGAGCACCGGACCCGCGGGCCAGTCTCGTCGTTCGCAGGCCGCGTGTACTGCGTCGTGGGGAGAACTGCCATGGTGGTGGAGACCTCGCCGGACCACCCGCCGAGGCTGGCCGAGGCTCCTCATAATCCTTTCGGTTCAGTGCCGTGACCGAGATGGGTTCCCTTCTGACTTTCATCAAGATCTTTGGGATCTGGTTAAGTGGGATCTGAAAGCCTTGGTTGATGGGTTTGCTAAAGGGGAAATTAATATTGCTAGGCTTAATTATGGCATCATTACCCTGATACTTAAAATCAATGATgccaaacaaatacaaaaatttagACCTATTTGCCTATTGAGGGCTTGTTTGGGACTGCCCCGCTTCATCAAAATCAGTTTCGCTCCACTAAATTCACTTTGAAGCAGTTTCATCTAGAAGTTGTAGCGCTACCAAAGAGAATGTTTGGCTATCTAGCTCCAGCTTCAAGAATGAGAAATTTGGTGGAAAGGATCTATTTGATTAGTCGAGGGGGGAGAAACGAAGGGGtatccacttactggtggcagtggtgGATAATTTCCATCCAACTCCAGGTTCTAGAGTTTTTTGGAGCACCCCCTGAAGAGCTTCATAAAAAACTGGGAGTTGTGCCCTAGATTCTAGTTTTTTTGTGGAGTGGCATATCGTGGAGCTATCCCGTTTGGCTTGTGTTTTCTAGAGCGGAGTTGAATTTTAAGGAGCAGAGCGGTCCCAAACAGGTTCTGAATGTGAGTTTCAAGATTATTACAAAAGTTTTAATGAACAGACTGACCAAGTGTGTTTCCCCTGTTATCTCCAGAACGCAAACTGCATTTATCAAAGGGAGATACATTATGGAAGGAGTAGTGATACTGCATGAAGCTCTGAATACATTTCATAAAGACAAAGAAGATGCTCTGATTTTAAAATTGATTTTGAAAAGGCATATGATAAAATTAAATGGCACTTTGTTATACAAATGTTAAAACTAAAAGGTTTTTCAGATATGGTGTGATTGGGTAATGGAAACTATGAGAGGGAGACATGTTGGAATTAAGGTCAATGATGAAATTGGCCCTTATTTAAAAATCTATAAAAGACAGGGAGATGCTATGTCACCACTACTTTTTGATGTGGCTGCTGATGCTTTAGCTATTTTAATGAATAATGCCCTAGAACTTGATATTGTTAAGGGAGTCCTTAGTTATAATGATAATAAAGGAGTAAATATgctgcaatatgctgatgacactataTTTTTGATAAAAGATGATTTGGAAAGTGTGAGAAACCTTAAATTCATACTAGGTGCCTTTGAACAAATGTCAGGTCTTAAAATAAACTTTCATAAGAGTGAACTGATGCTGTTTGGGAAAGCTAAAGAAAAACAATTGCTATACCAGGAAATACTGACATGCAAAATGGGGGATTTGCCCATTAAATACCTGGGTATGCCTGTGTCAGAGACTAGGATTAGGAACACACACTGGAGCTGTGTGACTAATAAAATTGAAAAAAGATGTGGATGTTGGCAGGGGAAACTGCTAGGATCTATTGCTGGCAGGATCACCCTGGTGCAAGCCTGCCTGACTAATATCCCTTTGTTTATGATGTCCTTCTATGTTGTTCCAAAAGGAATCATTAAGAAAGCTGATTTCTTTAGGGAAAGATTGGTTTGGCAAGAAGATGAGAATGTTAGAAAATATCATTTAGTCAAATGGAGAGAATGCTGTCTACCCAGAGAGGTGGGGGGCCTAGGGATTCTTAATCTGGAGGTGATGAACATAGCTTTGTTGGCTAAATGGTTCTGGAAAATGAAGACAGAAGAGGGGATTTGGCAAGATGTTCTAAAAGGAAAATATAGAAAAAAAGACTGTCTAGCTCTAATAGAGAAGAAACCTGGTGACTCCCAGTTTTGGACTAgtttattgaagatcaaagagatctTCTATAAATTTGTTAAGAAAGAACTTGGAGACGGGAAAAACACTAGATTCTAGGAAGATACTTGGGTGGATGATAAGCCTTTAAAAGATGCCTATCCTAGAATTTATGATATTTGTTTTGATCACAAGATTACTGTGGATGAGGCCATCCAAAAAGAGTGGAAAGGGTTCAAATTTAGGAGGACTTTATATGGGGAAACTTTGGAATTGTGGAATTCTCTTAAAAGTAGATGTGAAAGAATAAAAATGAAGGGAGGGGAAGATAAGATTACCTGGACTCTCACTGCTGATAATAAATTTTCTGTGAGATCTTTATACAAGAAAATGATTACAATAGGGATGAAATTTCCACAAAAATACCTGTAGAAAATCAAAGTTCTTGCAAAAATAAAAGTCTTCCTGTGGTTAGTAAATAAGAGGAGTATTTTGACTAGGGATGTCTTACTAAAAAAAGGATGGAAGGGGGGAAAGGGTTGTGTGTTCTGTGGACATGATGAATCAATTGATCATCTGTTGTTCACCTGCCCTGCGGCATCTTTGCTGTGGAGCTTGGTCAAATGCGTATGTGGTCTGAAGACCATTCCTTTAAATGTAAAAGATTGTTTTGGGGGATGGATAAGCAAATTTAATAAAGAAGATAAGAGAATAGTGATGGTTGGGGTTTCTGCCTTATTCTGGGCAATTTGGAAAAATAGAAATGCAATTATATTTGAGAATAAATGGATAAATGATTCTTTTTTATATAATCAAATTAATGAGTCGATGGTTGGTTGATTGGTCCATCTTACAGATAAAGGAGCCATCAAGAAAATGTTGGAGCTGGGAGCAAGAATACTAGAGCGGGCAACAAATGAGGTGTATACAGCAGGGCAAGGGTGGCGGATTAACGTGGCGAGGCTCCCTGGATGAAGCGGCTGTGACAtctacgctgctgctgctgcagttcTCGGTCTTCTTGTTTCTTCTAGTTGATAGCTGTTATTTTGCTGTCGCTTTAGTGGTTTGTGTAAAACTTATTTGCTCTGGGCCTTGTTGTCCTCGGAGTTCTGAGATATTGCGGCCTGTGTTGGCCTTTTGGTAGGTTTGTCGTGCTGCTGGACCTGTTTAGTTCTGTAGTGTCATATACTTTGTTACTCCTAAGttggttttcattaatgaaaatcggaagggggacaAGCCCTTTTTTGATAAAAAAAAGTGCCGTGACCGAGGCCTAGCCTAGTTGCACACTTGAGCACAAACTTTATTTTTTCGAGAGTACACCACTGGCATACAAGTATCAGCAGTTCAGCGCAATCTTGGAACTTGGGAGAGTTCGTGCTATATGAATGTTCTGAATAAAGTTCTTCTTCCTTCCTACACTGTTACACTACATATGTTCTGCTCTTGGCACATCAGGAtggatgcggtggtggaggttcACTTACAAATGGGGCATGACCGACTCCTCGTGCTCGGGCCGGTGGAGGTTGTGGAGGATGTAGAGGGAGGCCGAGGAGAGGAAGATGCAGACCGAGTAGCTGAGCAGGTCCAGCCCCGTGGTGATCTTCACCATTTTGCTCCGCTCGAACATCTTCACCAGCAGGATCATCACGATGACGTGCCCCACCTTCGTCTTGAGCTCGTCCAGCGACGTGATCTTCATCCACTTCGGCCTCTCCTGCAAAAACAGCAGCACGAGAGGAACAATGTTCAGGTTTCTGAATCAAGCATCTCAACTTGTAACCAAACTTGTTAAAGAATGCTTTGATTGTGATCGGTATCACCTTCAGAGCGAACATCCCAAACAGCGACGATCCCTGCAGAGCCCGGTCGGATCCGGAGGGCAGATCGTTGGACGCGTTGCTGATGAACAGCCCGTAGAGACCCATCCCGAAGATGAGCATCACAGTGCCAGCAAGATACACATCTGCAACAGTAGCAGTTGGTGTAAATCCCAGTTGTTATGAGCATCAGTTCAGTTCGGTACCGGAATATCTCGCTCACCAATGGCCTCCACGACCTTGAGGACCATCTGCCCTGTATGGACACCTTTGGCGCAGCTCGTCCAGTAGACGCAGTACGCCTCTTTGATGTACACGCAGCCCTGATCACCAACAGATACGAGATGCTTAATTAGATCCATCTGAACGATGTTGCTCACTGATAACAAGCAACAAGTACTGTAATTATGTCTGGTTATCTGAATCGTGAGGAGCTGCAGAGATGAGACTCAGAAAAGTTACattgaggaagcagaggagggagccCGCCAGCGACCCGGCGACGGCGAGGAGAGCCAGGAACCGGAAGTCGAAGATGATCTGCGTCAAGAACAGTATTAGCCCACGCCGCCGGGGAGCACAAACGATAAGCTAAAGGATCGATGCGCCTGCTTACCCTCTCGACGGTGGTCTCGATGGTCGTGGACCTGGCGGTGCCGGAAACAGCGGCGCCGTTGGTCCCGCCGTAGTCGCGCGCCTTGTGTCCCTCCGAGCCACGCAGCACCGAGTCCACCGCGGCGGTCGTGCCGTCGCCGCCGGACGGCGAGGCCGCGGCGGCCGAGGCGACGATGGCACGGAACCGGGACGGCCGGTAACCAATCCGGCTCGTCGTCTCCGCTGGCCGGAACGCCGGGCCGGCGGCGTTGACGGGGGCGAGGCAGCCGCGCAGCAGCAGGAGCGCCATGACCCACGCCGCGGGTAGGCCCGTTGCTCGCCGGGCAATGCGGAGCGAGGCGAGCGGCTGGCTGGGCGGGACTGTGTGGCTGGCTGGCCCGGTTGTTTTTGAGTGGAGTGGGGTGAACCGAGTGTGAGGAGAAGAGACGGCGACGTCGCTGTCGGCGATGTGGTTTGTAGCACATGGCGGCGAGCAGTTTGTGGCGCGGAGGTTTGTTGCTTCCCGGGCCAGCATTGATCTCACGGGCCGACATAAAAAAAATCGAGGGTTAAAAAGGGAAGTAGCTCGAGCTCAGATGGACTCGATATCATAGCCTTTAGATGTTGTCCAGATTCCCATCGGTACAAGTATTTTAGTCTGTATATGGTCATGCATGTGTTTCACTTTTCCCACGTCGTGGCCCACCCAGCGGTCGCTTTCAATGCAGCGGCCGTCTCCCCCACAGCGCCGGCTTAGATGGGGACGCGGAATCTTGGGCCACGGCTCAGACGTTCCCTGCTAAACGGCGGCCGTCGTCACGGACCCATATTACCAAAATAATCACCCTACAGCAGGATGATCTGCATATTTGCATCCACCCCCCACAGGAGGACAAGCACATATTATCCGAAGTACAGCACGTGGCAGTCGTGACAACTACCTAAAGCACTAGTATTAATCTAACTAAACTGCATCTACTACACTTCCAGACTAACCAAAGGAGATTCAGTACTTCATCGCCATCGTCCTCCTCCGAACCCCACACAAACCCCGTCTTCAACATGAATGCCATCCGGAGCGTCAATCCAGGCGACACCAGCAGGATCATGCTCGCCTGAACCCTCGACACCACCTGACTCCGGTTCTATGGCCGACCCTTCTGTGTCTTGAGGTACATCACCTACATAATCAGTAGCCGCCACCGAGCCCATCTGGATGGGCGACCTCCGCTGGAAATCAGAATGAAAGGACGATGATGTCTTACAATCTTGAAAGCAAGCAACATACACCTACAACAAGACTTTAAGTGTAGCGAAGACAAAATGCTGTGTACCTCAAAGGATTCACTCGACAGCTCTGATTCTGCACTGCCGGCCGAATGCGTAGCTGAGAACTGGTTCACACTCGCCGCAGAAGCAACACCTTCTTCAATGACCTGAAAACCATCTGGATGGGCGACCTCCGCTGGAAATCAGAATGAAAGGACGATGATGTCTTACAATCTTGAAAGCAAGCAACATACACCTACAACAAGACTTTAAGTGTAGCGAAGACAAAATGCTGTGTACCTCAAAGGATTCACTCGACAGCTCTGATTCTGCACTGCCGGCCGAATGCGTAGCTGAGAACTGGTTCACACTCGCCGCAGAAGCAACACCTTCTTCAATGACCTGAAAACCATGGATTCAGCCTACCTCAAAAGGAAACCCTAGAAGGAAGGAGGAGCAactatggtaaagaaagagagtaCGCACCTCACGGCCGTTGTGCATGCCTTCAAGGACTTTTGAGTCATGTGTCCTGTCAAAACAGAACCATACACATCGCTCTCTGATGCCGCCATCCTACACCAGGCACGGCAGTGTTCTTCCCGTTCTTCTTATTTGAAAGTCTCTCCCAAGCTAGCCGAGAAGCTAGCTCGCAAGCCATGCCCCTTTTATGTTTGGACATGCGCAAAGACACTTGCCACCACAACCCACTCTTCAGGTTGACACATGTCGCGTCAATAGCACACACGCCACCGGCTGTTTCTAGAAATATCTGGCAAAACAATGGTTAAGGGCATATAAACATGTGCATTGGGCAACCAGGAGGCACATAGTTTTTCAGCATATGGCTCGCGCAATCACTCCTCTGTGTGCTCGTCATCTTTGCACAAAAAACTACCTTGAAGTAACGCTTCGCCCATTTCTTACGAATCTCAAATAGGTTTGTCATGTATGGATGTGCCCTCAGCTTGTTCTTATCCAGCAACATGTCCCAACCACTCTCAAACTCATCTTCTGTCAGCATGTGATTTATCACCTTATAAAACTCAGCTCTGAAATCACTTTTCTTTGTGTACCCAAAGACtcttttgctttcttcatgatatGCCATTTGCACCATCGGTGTGTTGTGTCCGGCATTACCTTCTTGATAGCCAACTCCATATCCCGGTTCTGGTCTGCACATGTGAAGGGGAACAAACCATCACCAGACAAAACACTTGTAATTATGTATCGATATGTGACATTTTATCACCTCAAATGAAAAAAAACTACCTGTCAGTATGGTCACAGGTGGAGAACCGCCCATCATTCTAAGGAATTCCGAGAAAACCCACACAAAACTATCTTCAGTTTCATCACGCACGAGCACACCTGCTAGGATCACACTTCAAAAGTGATTGTTCACCCCTACGAACAGCCCAAAAGGCATGTCGTACAGATTAGTCCGGTAAGTCATGTCAAATGTTATGACATCCCCAAAAAATGAGTACTGCAGCCTGCCGCTTCCACTTGCCCACATCAGATTCCTAATCCTGCCCTCATCATCAGACTGAACCCTGTATGTAAAGTGCGGATCTTTAGCTCCAATCTCCACAAACACATCCATTGTCTTCTTTACACCGTCTTCTGTGTGGTCCCTGTTTATCTTCCCACACAAATTATGCAATGACCTCTTCTTGAACAGAACATTTTCCATTGATCCAAAGAAACCTCCAATGATACTATACACCTTTGCCAAGTTCACATTGTTTTGCCTTAACTACTTCACAAGATCTCTAGTGTACACATTATGTGCTTGTGTGAGGGCCAGTGGATGGTATCACCAAAATTAGGTGACAACAAGTGGTTGTGTGTCTCTCTATGCTCTCGAATGTACCATGCGTTGTCCTCCGCTCGTAGCAGCCTTATTAGAGCAGGGCACTCGCAACGACAAGACCTTGTGTTCTCGACAACAGCCTTGCCCTGCGAAAATTTATCAACAAAATGCAACAAACTCAGTAATTTTTTCCACACCACACGCACGGCATGAATCGGGTTGTATGTCCCAGCATAAAAATAAACTGTCCCACACTCACCTAGCAGCCACAAACTATTTCCTGCATGCATTTGGTCCTCTCTACATTCCGCCTGCTTTTCCCATAACGAATGCCAAAACCCTTCTCCCAGGAGTACAAACTGTAGAAGCCGTAGGCTTCACCCACGGAGTCGAATGTCATGCCAATAACTGGCGTGATAACATTATCGGTTGGGTTATCCGCAAAACTCCGCACAGCCTTCTCGAACGCACTTATGCGGCTTGGACAAGGCGGCCTACTCGGTGCAGCAGCTCCAATCTTCAACCTGAAAACACAACCACCTTCATAATTTATTGACCAGGTTTCAATAAGCATTGCCCAACTACTATATTTTCTAAATGATGCAAGATTACGAATGCTTTATACCAATTTTGACCATTCAATCCAATGATTGTACCGGCTTAAAACTCAAATTACAGAGGTGGCTGCATTTTCATGGTTCTTCTAAATGGTATGATTCCTTGCGCTCACAATATCGATTCTTCTTGCAAACAGAAACAAAACTACCAACATAATGGGTGTACCAATAAAAAAATGGTTGCTACTAAATATAGTACTTGTACGAACAGAAACTAATTACAGAATATCTTGGATTCAGTTCGGTACTTGTTCTACGTTTACAATTTCCCTCTCGCAAAATTAGTATATATCTCACAGATTTACTCTGCTACTGACCATGCCCAAAATACAGAACTAACCTCTTATTTCATCCAGGCACCCGAGGATCCATCTTCCCGGTAGACAGCTCCGACGACGCCGGCGAGCTGTCCATCCTGACCGCAGCCGACGGCTTGGCTGCCTGAATCTGCGCATCGGCGCCGGCGACCGCGGCCACATGCCCCACGACCTCCTGCTCCAACACTGGATGATCCACCACCATCTCTACCACGTGCGGCACCGGCGGCACAGGCGCCACCGCCGACACTGGTGGCGGCACCAAACTTTCCCCCACCTCCTCCAGGAAAGCAGATCTGACACAGGGCAAACCAAGTTCTATCAAATTGGGGAAGATCCGGTACAATAAGATTTCAAGGACCCCGCCCGGGGACGAGAAGCAAAGATGAACATACCCGCGCATAGGCTGCATCAGGAACTCCATCGATGGTCgtcgccggcgctcctcctccaGTTTTATTCCAGCCGCCAGCTTCGTAAATGAGAGCACCGCTGCGGGGAAGAAGGCACTAGACGCACGCATTAATTTCGCCCCTGAGCCCACCTAACGGAAAGTGAAAAAACCTGCGCCACGGATCAGATGTGGAACTGGAATCTGGTCCACGGCCCACCGTTTATAGGTCTGACGGACGGCAACCCAAACGTTAAAATAAGGCCCATGAGCCATCCCTGCCGGGTACGTATTCATGCACAGTGCACATTTTCTATCGATTTTTCACCGGACATACGACAGAATGACACGGATCCGCATGAGCTACCCAACGCCCAGGATAACAGGCTCATTTGAGCTCGAGCGCAATAACTCCGCGTCCGGTTAAAAACTGAGTTTGCTCTACTGGAAGAGTAGGTCAACATGGTACTACTGAACTTATCATCCCTTGACTTTTTTGAAAATATAGAAATGGTCCATCAACTCAAAAAAACAAAATTCTTTAGCTTTTAAAACCGGATAACTCAAAAACTAGATTGACCTGTAGGCTCTACTATGAAATTTTCCAATTCCAGTGATGCAGTTCCCCTGCCATTGCACTTCAAAAAAGGATAACTAGAGCTGATCTGCAACGAACCTTTAACAAATTGGCTtcgaggttgcagcagtggaatagGGATTTGCTTCCTAGCAACGCTCGCCTTCGGCTTGTTAACTCATTCTCTATTCTATTCCCTCATACCTCATCTCGAGGTGTCTTTttttaaagagagagagagagagagagagagagagagagagagagagagagagctccctCTCCAATTTTCATATATCAGAAACCACATTGTCTTTCCTAAACAAACCACCAGCAACCTCATCTCCATGCTCAGGCTGGACATTTGGACCATCAAAAAAGTCGACAAGTTAAGCCGCAGTTTCTTATGGAGATCTAAGCCGGGTGCTTCTGGAGGGCATGGCCTTAGTAAATTGGGCAATTGCCTGCCGTCCAAATaacttgtgtgtggggggggggaggctcAATGACTTGGATCTGCTTTTCGGCCGTGCTCTTTGTCTTTGTTGGAAATGGTATGAGTGGATGAACATTGATCGGCCTTAAGTAGGTTCTCGGGCCGCTTGTGACGCTGATGATATCCCTTTGTTCTGAGCAGCAACGTCCATTATCTAGGCAATGGCTACAAGACCTCATTCTAGCACGATAGATGCCTCCATGGCTCCTCACCTGCTGCCTTTAAGCACTCGTAAAAACATTTCGGTCCAATGGGCACTTCACAATCACCTCTAATCTGGGTCATTTCACCCAACTCTGGTTGTTGATTCAGCAGGTCCAGCTGTAACCAGATTCAAAGGATACTGTTTGTGGAATTATTCCAGCTCAGGTGTTTACTCTGCTCACTCTACATACTTGGCACAATTCATTGGCTCGTACTCCACTTGCAACTTGTCCAAGCTCTGGAAAGATAAGGTCAAGGACAAGTGTCACTTCTTCACTTGGCTTTCCGTTTGTGGCCAACTCCTCTTCAATGACAATCTCTCCAACAGGGGGTTGACCAACAATCAGTTGTGCAACCTCTGCGACCAGGTTGCGGAAACTCCTCTGCATCTCATCCTCAAATGCTCCTTTGCCAAGGAGGTTTGGCTGATGGTTGCGGATTGGAGTGTGGCTTCCCAGACCTCGTTACTAATGATGATCTTGCCACCTCCATTTCATCTTGGTGGAATGATTTCACCTACCCCATGGACGACCAACACATTTCCTCAACCACCTACACTTGCGGGAACATTTGGCGAGAGCGGAATAGGCAGGTGTTTGAGCACACTTTCATGCAAGCTCTTGGAGTTCTACACCTGATTAAGCAAGACTTGATACTGCTAACTGTTAAAGTGAACCTCCCTTGAGCCTGACTAATGTAACCTCGCTTTCTGTTAAGTGCAGGATGCATTTCTGCAGCCATAGGTTGTGCTTTGTAATGCTACTCCTATAAGATTATCTCTTCTTAATCATAGTCCATCACTGCCACTTCCTCAAACCTTCTCACTATTTTAAAAATTCAAATCTTTAGGTTATAAATAAAGTCGAATGTTTAAGAGATTAAAATTTTCCTTAGCTATCAGACCCTTATAGTTTAATAATCCCCTAAATTTTTTGGTTTGTTAATTCTTCCAACTTTTTGTCAAACAATTGAAACAAAATCATCAGATTTCAAAGAAAACGTAAACAATTCAAATGCATCGTATCATAATTGAAGTAGGGCATAAATAAAGTTCATCCAATCCATCAAACCATAACTATAGTTTGTGTCAAAGGGCGCCAAATTAACAAGTTCACTCAAAAAAACACCAACACATGGTGAAACAAGAGCCATCGTAGCATGGGCCTCATGCAATCGCATCGTCACcaccagcagcaccaccaccacacATCTTAGTCAAGATGTCCCCATGATCAAGCTCCCAATATTATTTTGCCTTCTCATCCATGTTGCTAGGATCCATGAACATGATAACATGGTCCTCGACCACTCTTTTCGTCTTTGCTCCTCGACAACGAGTGCAAGCTTTTACTCCTCAAACTCAATCTTTCCATTTTTTCAGCCTCTAACGCAAGTATTTTCATCTCAATTTCAAGTCTTTTTTCTTCCACTAGAACCTTCCTCTCTTCGGTTGCCGTCTTTGCCTTCCACTTCTCGTCCTCCATCATATTCATCTCATAGAAACAAGTCATCTTTCCCTCCTTCCAATGAGCCGCCAATGCCTGTTCACCTCAACCATCGCAATCGCTTCTTCTTTGTCTAATCCAAGCACCACCATTCTTTTTAGTTTGGTTTTCAATTTTGTATCCATCCGACTGGACATAAAGTATATGGGTTCTATACCAAGTCATCATCATCGACAACATTGGTGTTGATTCTTTGGTCGTGGCATCAAGAGGGACGTTAATCCAAGCTTCACGCAAAGAAATATCTTCTTGGGTATTGTAGTTGCACGACCTAGTCTGTCTGTAGCAACATCTATGCTCGTATTGCAGGTTGTATTCACTTCTGGAGTCACCTCTGGCGACCTTCTTTATATGGGAACAATCCTATTTTTAAGTACTTTCTAATTATGTCTTCATTTCCTACACATTATGTCCATATTCACAACAAAAATATTAAAAGAAGGAGATTTGTAT
The window above is part of the Triticum aestivum cultivar Chinese Spring chromosome 2A, IWGSC CS RefSeq v2.1, whole genome shotgun sequence genome. Proteins encoded here:
- the LOC123187681 gene encoding uncharacterized protein produces the protein MLAREATNLRATNCSPPCATNHIADSDVAVSSPHTRFTPLHSKTTGPASHTVPPSQPLASLRIARRATGLPAAWVMALLLLRGCLAPVNAAGPAFRPAETTSRIGYRPSRFRAIVASAAAASPSGGDGTTAAVDSVLRGSEGHKARDYGGTNGAAVSGTARSTTIETTVERIIFDFRFLALLAVAGSLAGSLLCFLNGCVYIKEAYCVYWTSCAKGVHTGQMVLKVVEAIDVYLAGTVMLIFGMGLYGLFISNASNDLPSGSDRALQGSSLFGMFALKERPKWMKITSLDELKTKVGHVIVMILLVKMFERSKMVKITTGLDLLSYSVCIFLSSASLYILHNLHRPEHEESVMPHL